A genomic window from Microbacterium sp. H1-D42 includes:
- a CDS encoding pirin family protein gives MTNPEKNPQLTVLGPGEMCTDVEVLAPREVPLGGPRAMTVYRTLPQKRRSLVGAWCFLDHYGPDDVARTGGMEVPRHPHTGLATVSWLFTGRIDHLDSSGVAAPVLPGELNLMIAGQGITHQEISSPETTVLHGVQLWYALPESTRFSEHHFEHYAPEPVHLPGVIVRVFIGELAGSASPVVTRTPDLLGAELILEPGAETSFTVRHDFEFAVLAERGDLIVNRARVAHRELGYVPAGADTLHITAGAAGARAILLGGVPLNEQIVMWWNFVGRSHDEIVEFRRRYQAELGFEAADPHDVGKPELFGPFAPGQRPPLPAPPLPTVRLRPRE, from the coding sequence GTGACGAACCCCGAGAAGAACCCACAGCTCACGGTCCTGGGCCCGGGGGAGATGTGCACCGACGTCGAGGTGCTCGCACCGCGCGAGGTGCCGCTCGGAGGACCGCGGGCGATGACCGTGTACCGCACCCTGCCGCAGAAGCGGCGTTCGCTCGTGGGTGCCTGGTGCTTCCTCGACCACTACGGCCCCGACGACGTGGCGCGCACCGGCGGGATGGAGGTGCCGAGGCATCCGCACACGGGGCTGGCGACCGTCTCCTGGCTGTTCACCGGCAGGATCGACCATCTCGACTCCAGCGGCGTCGCCGCACCAGTGCTGCCAGGCGAGCTGAACCTCATGATCGCCGGCCAGGGCATCACGCACCAGGAGATCAGCTCGCCTGAGACCACCGTGCTGCACGGGGTGCAGCTCTGGTACGCCCTGCCGGAATCGACACGCTTCAGTGAGCACCACTTCGAGCACTATGCGCCCGAGCCCGTGCACCTGCCAGGTGTCATCGTGCGCGTGTTCATCGGAGAGCTGGCGGGCTCGGCGTCGCCTGTCGTCACCCGCACACCTGATCTGCTCGGCGCCGAGCTAATCCTCGAGCCGGGGGCGGAGACCTCCTTCACCGTGCGGCACGACTTCGAGTTCGCGGTGCTCGCCGAGCGCGGCGATCTCATCGTCAATCGCGCACGCGTCGCCCATCGTGAACTCGGCTACGTGCCGGCCGGTGCCGACACACTGCATATCACCGCCGGCGCCGCCGGTGCCAGGGCGATCCTGCTGGGCGGGGTGCCACTGAATGAGCAGATCGTGATGTGGTGGAACTTCGTCGGGCGCAGCCACGACGAGATCGTCGAGTTCCGACGCCGCTACCAGGCGGAACTGGGGTTCGAAGCGGCCGATCCGCATGATGTCGGCAAGCCCGAGCTGTTCGGACCGTTCGCACCGGGCCAGCGTCCGCCGCTGCCCGCCCCGCCGCTGCCGACGGTTCGGCTGCGACCGCGCGAGTAG
- a CDS encoding cytochrome c biogenesis CcdA family protein produces MDIGYIGAFLGGILSLLSPCSIMLLPAFFAYAFTTPAKLLSRTGIFLLGLLVTLIPLGVFSGVFGSLLGENRGVLITTVAVLIIVVGLIQLLGVPIPGIARVQRADKDSTSVVSVFLLGAVYAVAGVCTGPILGSVLMVASLGGSPLYGAILLAVYALGMALPLLILALLWRRFGAKTMAWMRPRVLRIGRWQNSWTMIITGALSIALGVLLLVTDGTANLGGMVGIDTQFALESSVSAVAATIPDWWFAVGALVVLTGISAVLLLRSRSSELPTEVEK; encoded by the coding sequence ATGGACATCGGCTACATCGGGGCATTTCTCGGCGGCATCCTCTCGCTGCTGAGCCCCTGCTCGATCATGCTGCTGCCGGCCTTCTTCGCCTACGCGTTCACGACGCCGGCGAAACTGCTCTCGCGCACCGGGATCTTCCTGCTAGGCCTGCTGGTCACACTGATCCCGCTCGGAGTCTTCTCTGGGGTGTTCGGGTCTCTGCTGGGCGAGAACCGCGGCGTCCTCATCACCACCGTCGCGGTGCTCATCATCGTGGTTGGACTCATCCAACTGCTCGGTGTGCCGATTCCGGGCATCGCGCGCGTGCAGCGTGCTGACAAGGACAGCACCTCGGTGGTCTCGGTCTTCCTGCTCGGGGCCGTGTATGCGGTCGCCGGCGTGTGCACCGGACCGATCCTCGGCTCGGTGCTGATGGTGGCCTCGCTGGGCGGTTCACCGCTGTACGGCGCGATTCTGCTGGCGGTGTACGCACTCGGGATGGCGCTGCCGCTGCTGATCCTGGCACTGCTGTGGCGCCGGTTCGGTGCGAAGACGATGGCCTGGATGCGCCCCCGTGTGCTGCGGATTGGCCGCTGGCAGAACTCCTGGACCATGATCATCACCGGCGCGCTGTCCATTGCGCTCGGCGTGCTGCTGCTGGTGACCGACGGCACGGCGAATCTGGGCGGGATGGTGGGCATCGACACGCAGTTCGCGCTGGAGTCGTCGGTATCGGCGGTGGCAGCCACGATCCCGGACTGGTGGTTCGCGGTCGGCGCGCTCGTCGTGCTTACTGGGATCAGTGCGGTGCTGCTGCTGCGGAGCCGCTCGAGCGAACTCCCGACGGAGGTCGAGAAGTGA
- a CDS encoding thioredoxin domain-containing protein produces MTTTRAPRNRRRILIIALAGAALIAVVLIASLTRPGQGEPSAAPPAAGEQTPTAEESEAPQLPDLSRRVDGDIAAIGDVDAPVVLIEYADYRCPYCGVFAMETLPQIVSEYVDAGQLRVEWRDIPIFGEDSMNAAVAARAAGQQGLFWEYQHAVYAFQGDGRKDLPREQLLAFAVEIGVPDQAAFAAALDDPTLQQAVAVDAQEAQSLGVQSTPTFLIGQTPVMGAQPIDSFRQVIDAELARVAG; encoded by the coding sequence GTGACCACCACCCGCGCGCCGCGGAACCGCCGCCGGATTCTGATCATCGCCCTCGCAGGCGCCGCCCTGATCGCCGTCGTTCTGATCGCTTCGCTGACGCGGCCAGGGCAGGGCGAGCCGAGTGCCGCTCCGCCGGCCGCCGGGGAGCAGACGCCCACCGCAGAGGAGTCCGAGGCGCCGCAGCTGCCCGATCTCTCCCGTCGCGTCGACGGTGACATCGCCGCGATCGGTGACGTGGATGCCCCTGTGGTGCTCATCGAATACGCCGACTATCGCTGCCCTTACTGCGGCGTGTTCGCGATGGAGACTCTGCCGCAGATCGTGAGCGAGTACGTCGATGCGGGACAGTTGCGCGTCGAGTGGCGCGACATCCCGATCTTCGGTGAGGACTCGATGAATGCCGCCGTCGCCGCGCGCGCCGCCGGACAGCAGGGCCTGTTCTGGGAGTACCAGCACGCCGTGTACGCCTTCCAAGGCGACGGCCGCAAGGACCTGCCCCGTGAGCAGCTGCTGGCTTTCGCAGTCGAGATTGGGGTACCTGACCAAGCGGCGTTCGCGGCCGCCCTTGATGACCCCACCCTGCAGCAGGCGGTCGCCGTCGACGCGCAGGAGGCGCAGTCCCTCGGCGTGCAGAGCACGCCCACGTTCCTGATCGGTCAGACACCTGTCATGGGCGCCCAGCCCATCGATTCGTTCCGTCAGGTGATCGACGCCGAGCTGGCGCGCGTCGCGGGGTAG
- a CDS encoding aldo/keto reductase, with product MTDHLTLNNGVEMPAIGFGVFQTPPAETADPVASALDVGYRLIDTAAAYANERGVGDAVRASGLARAEVFLESKVWISDYGYDQTLHAFEKSARKLQTDVIDLFILHQALPGDFERTIAAYRALETLLADGRVRAIGVSNFMVEHLRALLESTDVVPAVNQIEVHPYFQQRDVQAFGAEHGILTQAWSPIGGITAYRGGTKSTFDDPTLVEIAANHGKSAAQVMLRWHIQQGVQAIPKSVNPSRIAENFDVFDFALSADETARIDALDTGVRGGPEPEMITLETFGRDIPES from the coding sequence ATGACCGACCACCTGACCTTGAACAACGGCGTCGAGATGCCCGCCATCGGCTTCGGCGTCTTCCAGACGCCACCTGCCGAGACGGCCGACCCAGTGGCATCCGCCCTCGATGTCGGATACCGACTGATCGACACCGCCGCTGCCTATGCGAACGAACGAGGCGTCGGAGACGCCGTGCGCGCGTCCGGCCTCGCACGCGCTGAGGTCTTCCTCGAATCGAAGGTGTGGATCTCGGACTACGGCTACGACCAGACCCTGCACGCGTTCGAGAAGAGCGCTCGCAAGCTGCAGACCGACGTGATCGACCTGTTCATCCTGCATCAGGCGCTGCCCGGCGACTTCGAGCGGACCATCGCCGCGTACAGGGCCCTCGAGACCCTGCTGGCTGACGGCAGGGTGCGCGCGATCGGGGTGAGCAACTTCATGGTCGAGCACCTCAGGGCGCTGCTCGAGAGCACCGACGTCGTGCCTGCCGTGAATCAGATCGAAGTGCACCCGTACTTCCAGCAGCGCGACGTGCAGGCATTCGGCGCCGAGCACGGCATCCTGACTCAGGCGTGGTCGCCGATCGGCGGCATCACGGCGTATCGCGGCGGGACCAAGAGCACGTTCGACGATCCGACGCTCGTCGAGATCGCCGCGAATCACGGCAAGAGCGCTGCTCAGGTGATGCTGCGGTGGCACATCCAGCAGGGTGTGCAGGCGATCCCGAAGTCCGTGAACCCGTCGCGCATCGCCGAGAACTTCGATGTGTTCGACTTCGCGCTCAGCGCTGACGAGACCGCCCGCATCGATGCCCTCGACACCGGTGTGCGTGGTGGGCCGGAGCCCGAGATGATCACCCTCGAGACATTCGGCCGCGACATCCCGGAGTCGTAA
- a CDS encoding helix-turn-helix transcriptional regulator codes for MDHRSEVREFLSTRRARLTPDVAGIIGGGRRRVPGLRREEVAMLAGVSVDYYARMERGDLSGVSREVLDALARALHLDEAEVAHLRDLAGAATPARPGRGPTRTGTPAVRPGLQRLLDAISAPAYIANTRKDFLAVNAIGRALFSPIIDDPANGCNNARFTFFNPAARIFYPDWETGANSIVASLRVEAGRAPHDKALTDLIGELVTRSDVFRTRWAAHDVRFHRTGSKRIRHPEVGDFIFDYEALELPADPGLLMYTMVPAVDAPTEERLRLLGSLAASRPLPRASTI; via the coding sequence ATGGACCATCGCAGCGAAGTGCGCGAGTTCCTCTCGACGCGCCGAGCACGGCTGACGCCGGACGTGGCCGGCATCATCGGAGGGGGCCGCCGACGTGTGCCTGGTCTGCGTCGTGAAGAGGTCGCCATGCTCGCCGGCGTGAGCGTGGATTACTACGCCCGGATGGAACGCGGCGACCTGTCCGGAGTCTCACGAGAGGTGCTCGACGCGCTCGCCCGCGCGCTGCATCTGGATGAGGCCGAAGTCGCCCACCTGCGGGATCTTGCAGGCGCTGCGACGCCCGCCCGCCCCGGCCGCGGGCCGACGCGCACCGGCACGCCAGCGGTACGGCCAGGGCTGCAGCGATTGCTCGACGCGATCAGCGCTCCGGCGTACATCGCCAACACGCGCAAGGACTTCCTCGCGGTCAACGCGATCGGGCGTGCCTTGTTCTCGCCGATCATCGATGACCCCGCCAACGGGTGCAACAATGCTCGGTTCACCTTCTTCAACCCCGCCGCCCGGATCTTCTATCCGGACTGGGAGACCGGCGCGAACAGCATCGTCGCCTCGCTGCGGGTCGAAGCGGGTCGTGCCCCGCACGACAAGGCGCTCACGGATCTGATCGGCGAACTCGTGACGCGCAGCGATGTGTTCCGCACGCGGTGGGCGGCCCACGACGTGCGCTTCCATCGCACAGGAAGCAAGCGCATCCGGCATCCCGAGGTCGGAGACTTCATCTTCGACTACGAGGCGCTCGAGCTCCCCGCGGATCCGGGCCTGCTCATGTACACGATGGTCCCCGCCGTCGACGCGCCGACAGAGGAGCGACTGCGGCTTCTGGGCAGCCTCGCCGCCTCCAGGCCGCTGCCGCGGGCATCGACGATCTGA
- the arfB gene encoding alternative ribosome rescue aminoacyl-tRNA hydrolase ArfB, which yields MDLPVSRELVIPATELEWRFSRSPGPGGQHVNTSDSRAELSWDVASSRVLTDEQREQLLARLSGRLVAGVVTVAASEQRSQLRNRETALQKLAVIITAALAPDGPKRRPTKPTRGSARRHAAAKTRRSETKSLRKRPHSE from the coding sequence ATGGATCTGCCGGTGTCGCGTGAACTGGTCATTCCGGCCACAGAGCTGGAGTGGCGTTTCTCGCGCTCCCCAGGCCCTGGCGGGCAGCATGTGAACACCTCGGACAGCCGCGCGGAACTGTCGTGGGATGTCGCGTCCTCGCGGGTCCTGACCGACGAACAGCGCGAGCAGCTGCTCGCACGGCTGAGTGGACGTCTTGTCGCAGGCGTCGTCACCGTCGCAGCGTCCGAGCAGCGCTCCCAGCTGCGCAACCGCGAGACCGCGTTGCAGAAGCTCGCCGTCATCATCACCGCCGCGCTGGCACCTGACGGCCCGAAACGGCGCCCGACCAAGCCCACCAGAGGGTCTGCCCGCCGCCATGCGGCGGCGAAGACACGGCGGTCCGAGACGAAGAGCCTCCGCAAGAGGCCGCATAGCGAGTGA
- a CDS encoding threonine/serine exporter family protein translates to MIPTAETDVILGDLGVLLLECGTSVTDVRGTLEQVSRMAAPGTSVEFAILPEMVMVSRPGAAAATTTVIGKGEALTFRQSARASRLVRDLESGAVALADAPKRMKAIRATPRRMPGMQNVIGCGLLSLSLAVLFRCPWWAVVLALLVGLVVGGLTMVMMRVRAAAAVAPFVSAFVSTILVGVVANALDLGPVPLFAVCAPIAILVPGALITNALLELTSTDIVTGASRLMYGLIMLAFMAAGVYSGAALTGMRIDSASAALVGEALQLTGDGGGWAALPPLWMSWVAVIVLAVGIGLAFGSGFRLTVVCIVVMTGTYAVLALFSPQVGSVVAIGIAAAVLFVAARVLERVTLSIPATVSFQPAFLLLVPGTVGLVALASFDAQALASAPMMFLSLCIGTKVGALLADLARITRSTVFRHWARPARMGEL, encoded by the coding sequence GTGATTCCCACAGCCGAGACCGATGTCATCCTCGGTGACCTCGGCGTACTGCTGCTGGAGTGCGGCACGTCGGTGACCGACGTGCGCGGCACCCTCGAGCAGGTCAGCCGGATGGCAGCGCCAGGGACATCTGTCGAGTTCGCGATCCTGCCAGAGATGGTGATGGTGAGCCGCCCAGGCGCCGCGGCGGCCACCACGACCGTGATCGGCAAGGGCGAGGCCCTGACCTTCCGTCAATCGGCGCGCGCGAGCAGGCTCGTGCGCGATCTCGAGTCGGGTGCGGTCGCGTTGGCGGACGCGCCCAAGCGCATGAAGGCGATCCGCGCCACACCGCGTCGGATGCCCGGCATGCAGAACGTGATCGGCTGCGGTCTGCTCTCGCTGTCGCTGGCCGTGCTGTTCCGCTGCCCCTGGTGGGCGGTGGTGCTGGCGCTGCTGGTCGGGCTGGTCGTCGGCGGCCTGACGATGGTGATGATGCGCGTGCGCGCAGCGGCGGCCGTCGCCCCGTTCGTGTCGGCGTTCGTCTCGACGATCCTCGTCGGCGTCGTCGCGAACGCGCTTGATCTCGGCCCCGTGCCGCTGTTCGCTGTGTGTGCGCCGATCGCGATCCTGGTGCCGGGCGCGCTGATCACGAACGCGCTGCTCGAGCTGACCTCCACGGACATCGTCACTGGCGCGTCACGGCTGATGTACGGCCTGATCATGCTCGCGTTCATGGCGGCCGGCGTGTATTCGGGCGCCGCGCTGACCGGAATGCGCATCGATTCAGCATCCGCCGCTCTCGTCGGCGAAGCCCTGCAGTTGACTGGTGACGGCGGCGGCTGGGCGGCGCTGCCGCCGCTGTGGATGTCGTGGGTCGCCGTCATCGTGCTCGCCGTCGGCATCGGTCTGGCATTCGGGTCGGGGTTCCGCCTGACCGTCGTGTGCATCGTCGTGATGACTGGCACGTACGCGGTGCTCGCCCTGTTCAGTCCGCAGGTGGGCAGCGTGGTGGCGATCGGGATCGCCGCCGCGGTGCTGTTCGTCGCCGCGCGCGTGCTGGAGCGCGTGACACTGTCGATCCCGGCGACGGTGTCTTTCCAGCCCGCGTTCCTGCTGCTCGTGCCAGGTACCGTCGGCCTCGTCGCGCTGGCGAGTTTCGATGCACAGGCACTGGCATCGGCGCCGATGATGTTCCTCAGCCTGTGCATCGGCACCAAGGTCGGCGCGCTGCTGGCGGATCTCGCCCGCATCACCCGGTCGACGGTCTTCCGGCACTGGGCGCGACCGGCGCGGATGGGCGAGCTGTGA
- the gltX gene encoding glutamate--tRNA ligase, with the protein MATVHPLTTTATGSDVRVRFCPSPTGLPHVGMVRTALYNWAYARHNGGKLIFRIEDTDAARDSEESFRQLVDALTWMKIDWDEGVEVGGPHAPYRQSQRHDIYREVIEKLKATGALYESYSTAEEIDARNEAAGRAKQLGYDNFDRDLTDEQKAAFQAEGRQPALRLRVPDEDLTYEDLIRGEVTFPAGSFPDFVVVRPNGVPLYTFVNPVDDALMGITHVLRGEDLMPSTARQLALYDALIQAGVTTFVPRFAHMPLVLGETGNKKLSKRDPQADLFLHRERGFIHEGLLNYLALLGWSISHDRDVFSLDEFIEAFDIVDVNPNPARFDQKKAESINGDHIRLLDAKDFAERMLPYLVDGNVFAGGEPTHEQIVLAFRAAPLVQERMQLLGEAPGLLGFLFADELTYEADALKGLPANAADVLAACITALEPVEDFTPEAIQSALAAELVEKLELKPRVAYGPPRVALTGRRISPPLFESMELLGKDESLRRLRALADHLA; encoded by the coding sequence ATGGCTACCGTGCACCCACTCACCACCACCGCGACCGGCTCTGACGTCCGTGTGCGCTTCTGCCCCTCGCCGACCGGCCTGCCGCACGTCGGCATGGTGCGCACGGCGCTGTACAACTGGGCGTACGCACGCCACAACGGCGGCAAGCTGATCTTCCGCATCGAAGACACCGATGCCGCCCGCGACAGTGAAGAGAGCTTCCGCCAGCTGGTCGACGCGCTCACCTGGATGAAGATCGACTGGGACGAGGGCGTCGAGGTCGGCGGCCCGCATGCGCCCTACCGTCAGTCGCAGCGCCACGACATCTACCGCGAGGTCATCGAGAAGCTCAAAGCCACAGGCGCGCTCTACGAGAGCTACTCGACCGCCGAGGAGATCGACGCGCGCAACGAGGCCGCAGGACGGGCGAAGCAGCTCGGCTACGACAACTTCGACCGCGACCTGACCGACGAGCAGAAGGCCGCCTTCCAGGCCGAGGGCCGTCAGCCCGCGCTACGCCTGCGGGTGCCGGATGAGGACCTCACCTACGAAGACCTCATCCGCGGCGAGGTGACGTTCCCCGCTGGATCCTTCCCCGACTTCGTGGTCGTGCGCCCGAACGGCGTGCCGCTGTACACGTTCGTGAACCCGGTCGATGATGCGCTGATGGGCATCACGCACGTGCTGCGCGGCGAAGACCTGATGCCCTCCACCGCCCGCCAGCTGGCGCTCTACGACGCGCTCATCCAGGCCGGTGTCACGACGTTCGTGCCGCGCTTCGCGCACATGCCGCTGGTGCTCGGCGAGACCGGCAACAAGAAACTCTCCAAGCGCGACCCGCAGGCCGACCTGTTCCTGCACCGCGAGCGCGGATTCATCCACGAGGGTCTGCTGAACTACCTCGCGCTGCTCGGCTGGTCGATCTCTCACGACCGCGACGTCTTCTCACTCGACGAGTTCATCGAGGCGTTCGACATCGTCGACGTCAACCCGAACCCGGCCCGCTTCGACCAGAAGAAGGCCGAGTCGATCAACGGCGACCACATCCGGCTGCTGGATGCGAAGGACTTCGCCGAGCGGATGCTGCCGTACCTCGTCGATGGCAACGTCTTCGCCGGCGGCGAGCCGACCCACGAGCAGATCGTGCTGGCGTTCCGCGCGGCACCGCTGGTGCAAGAGCGCATGCAGCTGCTCGGTGAGGCGCCCGGCCTGCTGGGCTTCCTGTTCGCCGACGAGCTGACCTACGAAGCAGACGCCTTGAAGGGCCTGCCGGCGAACGCCGCCGACGTGCTCGCCGCGTGCATCACCGCGCTGGAGCCGGTGGAGGATTTCACCCCGGAGGCGATCCAGTCCGCCCTCGCAGCAGAGCTCGTCGAGAAGCTCGAGCTGAAGCCCCGCGTGGCGTACGGTCCGCCGCGCGTCGCCCTCACCGGTCGTCGCATCTCGCCGCCGCTGTTCGAGTCGATGGAGTTGCTCGGCAAGGACGAGTCGCTGCGTCGACTGCGCGCGCTGGCTGATCACCTGGCGTGA
- a CDS encoding class I SAM-dependent methyltransferase, producing the protein MSWAGTGEAYAASYAQLCAGTGERLRQLAGAADGRSLLDVGSGDGSLAAAWADAGWQVTACEPEPSMREAARRQHPTLPLAAGALPALDFADASFHVVVANFVLNHLPDPRAGAAELRRVARSTVIATTWSGSPFAFWGEVMDRAALAPATGGRLPADKDFERTTAGFESMLIDAGWSPAMTELTWTWHPRPAVLWQSVVGGVAGAGAFYRTLSDADRERFRQAFDSIAAERGDGEGIPMQQTAAIAVDHLD; encoded by the coding sequence ATGAGCTGGGCCGGCACTGGCGAGGCGTACGCGGCTTCCTATGCGCAGTTGTGCGCGGGCACGGGGGAGCGGCTCCGCCAGCTCGCCGGTGCGGCCGACGGCCGGTCGCTTCTCGACGTCGGCTCGGGCGACGGCTCTCTCGCCGCGGCGTGGGCGGATGCCGGCTGGCAGGTCACCGCGTGCGAACCGGAACCCAGCATGCGCGAGGCTGCGAGGCGACAGCATCCGACACTGCCGCTGGCGGCAGGTGCCCTGCCGGCGCTGGACTTCGCCGACGCCTCGTTCCACGTCGTCGTCGCGAACTTCGTGCTCAACCACCTGCCAGACCCGCGCGCCGGTGCAGCCGAACTGCGGCGCGTCGCTCGCAGCACGGTCATCGCGACCACGTGGTCGGGATCACCCTTCGCCTTCTGGGGCGAGGTCATGGATCGAGCCGCCCTCGCCCCGGCAACCGGCGGCCGCCTGCCCGCCGACAAGGACTTCGAGCGCACCACCGCAGGGTTCGAATCGATGCTGATCGATGCCGGTTGGAGCCCTGCCATGACGGAGCTCACCTGGACCTGGCATCCGAGACCGGCCGTGCTCTGGCAGTCGGTCGTCGGGGGAGTGGCGGGTGCCGGAGCCTTCTACCGGACGCTGTCGGATGCTGATCGCGAGCGCTTCCGACAGGCGTTCGACAGCATCGCCGCCGAGCGCGGCGATGGCGAAGGGATCCCGATGCAGCAGACGGCCGCGATCGCCGTGGATCACCTCGACTGA
- a CDS encoding MFS transporter → MSTLTADGLHALQRRTVTVLSIGQVLGGIAFGSTVSLGALLAADLSGDDALSGLATASVTLGAAAFAIPLARFAARRGRRLSLTAGNLLALVGVGIVILAAALRLFPLLLVGIIMIGMGNAGNMQSRFAAADLASPEHRGRDLSIVVWSTTVGGVAGPLLLTPGEVVGQAIGMPPLTGSYLFSLVAQAAALVLYLVALRPDPLLTALSLAATPSKAAVLGADVDRPVSARYAIFAVSGSHAVMASVMAMTPIHLKHMAHGADGGMATSTDVTLLVGMTIALHVAGMYGLSPVFGILADRWGRVPVVLLGQGMLVASLLAAIFAGEHPAGVMVALVLLGLGWSAATVAGAALLTESSTVEMRPKRQGISDSLMSFTAAIGAAGAGLVLTQFGYGGLGVTALVIVIAIIVLSPYGRIRVAAPVS, encoded by the coding sequence GTGAGCACGCTCACTGCTGACGGCCTGCATGCCCTGCAACGCCGCACCGTCACCGTCCTGTCGATCGGGCAGGTGCTCGGCGGCATCGCCTTCGGCTCCACCGTGTCGCTCGGGGCGCTGCTGGCGGCTGACCTGTCAGGGGACGATGCCCTGTCGGGCCTGGCGACAGCATCCGTCACCCTCGGTGCCGCCGCCTTCGCGATCCCGTTGGCGCGCTTCGCCGCGCGCCGGGGACGCCGCCTCTCACTGACCGCAGGCAACCTGCTGGCGCTCGTCGGTGTCGGGATCGTCATCCTCGCCGCAGCGCTGCGTCTTTTCCCGCTGCTGCTCGTCGGCATCATCATGATCGGCATGGGCAATGCGGGCAACATGCAGTCCCGCTTCGCCGCGGCCGACCTCGCATCTCCCGAGCACCGCGGGCGCGACCTCTCGATCGTGGTCTGGTCGACCACCGTCGGCGGTGTCGCCGGCCCGCTGCTGCTGACGCCAGGCGAGGTGGTCGGGCAGGCGATCGGCATGCCGCCGCTGACCGGCTCGTACCTGTTCTCGCTCGTGGCGCAGGCCGCGGCGCTGGTGCTCTACCTGGTCGCGCTGCGCCCCGATCCTCTGCTGACAGCGCTCAGCCTGGCGGCGACGCCTTCCAAGGCGGCCGTCCTCGGTGCCGACGTCGATCGTCCGGTCAGCGCCCGCTACGCGATCTTCGCGGTGTCCGGATCGCATGCGGTGATGGCATCCGTCATGGCGATGACGCCCATCCACCTCAAGCACATGGCGCACGGCGCCGATGGCGGCATGGCGACCAGCACAGACGTGACGCTGCTCGTCGGCATGACCATCGCCCTGCACGTGGCCGGCATGTACGGTCTCTCACCGGTGTTCGGCATCCTCGCCGACCGCTGGGGGCGCGTGCCGGTCGTGCTGCTGGGGCAGGGGATGCTGGTGGCATCGCTGCTGGCCGCGATCTTCGCGGGTGAGCACCCGGCCGGAGTGATGGTCGCACTGGTGCTTCTCGGCCTCGGATGGAGCGCGGCGACCGTGGCAGGTGCCGCACTGCTCACCGAGTCGTCCACGGTCGAGATGCGTCCGAAGCGGCAGGGCATCAGCGACTCCCTGATGAGCTTCACGGCCGCCATCGGCGCCGCCGGTGCCGGACTCGTACTGACGCAGTTCGGCTACGGGGGCCTCGGTGTGACGGCGCTGGTGATCGTGATAGCGATCATCGTGCTCTCGCCCTACGGGCGCATCCGCGTGGCGGCACCGGTCTCGTGA
- a CDS encoding fumarylacetoacetate hydrolase family protein → MKIARFSHNDGIRFGILDEGELVVLDGDPMFAGFETTGERIPLADAALLAPVIPRSKVVCVGRNYHDHAAEFGNVAPEEPLLFLKPNTSVIGPGDAIVRPAISERTEFEGELVAVIGRIAKNVKAEDALDYVFGYTVGNDVTARDLQRKDGQWTRGKGFDTFCPLGPVIETELDVASASIETRVNGEVRQHAPLTDMIHSVADIIAYASAVFTLLPGDVIMTGTPAGVGEIVAGDTVEVEVSGVGILRSAVRDAAPLS, encoded by the coding sequence GTGAAGATCGCACGGTTCAGCCACAATGACGGCATCCGCTTCGGCATCCTCGACGAGGGCGAACTGGTCGTCCTCGACGGCGATCCCATGTTCGCCGGATTCGAGACCACGGGCGAGCGCATCCCGCTCGCTGACGCCGCACTGCTGGCGCCGGTGATCCCGCGCTCGAAGGTCGTCTGCGTCGGACGCAACTACCACGACCACGCGGCGGAATTCGGCAACGTCGCACCCGAGGAGCCGCTGCTGTTCCTGAAACCCAACACGTCGGTGATCGGCCCCGGCGACGCGATCGTGCGCCCCGCCATCTCGGAGCGCACCGAGTTCGAGGGCGAGCTGGTGGCCGTCATCGGCCGCATCGCCAAGAACGTGAAGGCGGAGGATGCCCTTGACTACGTCTTCGGCTACACCGTCGGCAACGACGTGACCGCGCGCGACCTGCAGCGCAAGGACGGCCAGTGGACCCGCGGCAAGGGCTTCGACACGTTCTGCCCGCTCGGCCCTGTGATCGAGACCGAGCTCGACGTGGCATCCGCCAGCATCGAGACGCGGGTCAACGGCGAGGTGCGCCAACACGCTCCGCTGACCGACATGATCCACTCGGTCGCCGACATCATCGCGTACGCCTCTGCCGTCTTCACGCTGCTGCCGGGCGATGTGATCATGACCGGCACCCCCGCCGGCGTCGGCGAGATCGTCGCGGGAGACACCGTCGAGGTCGAGGTCAGCGGAGTCGGCATCCTGCGCAGCGCCGTGCGCGACGCGGCCCCGCTCTCGTGA